Proteins co-encoded in one Listeria ivanovii subsp. ivanovii genomic window:
- a CDS encoding ROK family protein yields MKIAAFDIGGTALKMGVVLPHGEIILTKSAEIIGSDGDQISTEMKQFLAENTDVNGIAISAPGYVNPKTGLITMGGAIRRFDHFNLKVWLETETNLPVSIENDANCALLAEKWLGKAADLDDFLCLTIGTGIGGGIFSNGAIVRGGRFRAGEFGYMFSERPGASRPGKYTLNETTTMLVLRRYYAEITGRPLEEITGEEIFANYDAGDAISERLINEFYTGICTGLYNLIYLFDPTHIFIGGGITSRPTFIAELQHHMTSFGLRDTIIETATHKNQAGLLGAVYHFLQEENRHE; encoded by the coding sequence ATGAAAATTGCAGCATTTGATATTGGTGGAACGGCCCTTAAAATGGGGGTCGTTTTGCCACATGGAGAAATTATTTTAACGAAATCCGCCGAAATAATTGGCAGTGATGGTGACCAAATTTCAACAGAAATGAAGCAGTTTCTGGCAGAAAATACAGATGTCAACGGTATCGCCATTAGTGCCCCCGGTTATGTTAATCCAAAAACCGGGCTGATTACAATGGGTGGCGCTATTCGTAGATTTGATCATTTTAATTTAAAAGTATGGCTGGAAACAGAAACTAATCTTCCGGTTTCCATCGAAAATGATGCTAACTGCGCCCTACTTGCAGAAAAATGGCTTGGCAAAGCAGCAGATTTAGACGATTTTCTTTGCTTGACGATTGGAACTGGGATTGGTGGCGGAATTTTTTCTAATGGAGCAATCGTTCGTGGTGGAAGGTTTCGTGCTGGAGAATTTGGTTACATGTTTAGCGAACGTCCAGGAGCTAGTAGACCAGGAAAATACACGCTAAACGAAACGACTACTATGCTCGTTCTTCGTAGATACTACGCCGAGATTACCGGACGACCATTAGAAGAAATTACTGGTGAAGAAATTTTTGCGAATTATGACGCTGGTGACGCTATTTCTGAGCGATTAATCAATGAGTTTTATACTGGGATTTGTACAGGGTTATACAATTTAATTTATCTATTTGATCCTACACATATTTTCATTGGTGGCGGAATTACTAGTCGCCCTACTTTTATCGCCGAACTGCAGCATCATATGACTAGTTTTGGTCTACGCGACACTATTATCGAGACGGCAACACATAAAAACCAAGCTGGCCTGCTCGGGGCAGTTTATCACTTTTTACAGGAGGAAAATAGACATGAATGA
- a CDS encoding MurR/RpiR family transcriptional regulator yields MDIKRLSLLHRLTQILDRNHFGTIDYELAKFFLDNYRSISKMNIYEIAEQNFVSRASIRRFASHIGYENFAKMKQHFQDFDEGAEVYRKVHGTADFRIKLYRYLSLMMEELNIRMNSSEVSWLIQEIDQAQEVAFIASSHIAGIFQTFQQELVIFGKRVTLLSNEEDICASLDYFGPETMIIVFSISGLLAETLAPAIRCFTGKKILFTLKRAPEFNYNFKKIYHLRSQENTEIPDVFYYSYAVHYFLDVILSEFLKLKTERNDFNDL; encoded by the coding sequence ATGGATATCAAAAGACTGAGCTTATTGCATCGTTTAACACAGATTCTTGATCGCAATCATTTTGGAACTATTGATTATGAGCTTGCCAAATTTTTTTTAGACAACTATCGTTCCATAAGTAAAATGAATATTTATGAAATCGCTGAACAAAATTTTGTCTCACGTGCTAGTATTCGTCGTTTCGCCAGCCATATCGGTTATGAAAATTTTGCAAAAATGAAACAACATTTCCAAGACTTTGATGAAGGAGCTGAAGTTTATCGCAAAGTCCATGGCACTGCTGACTTCCGCATAAAATTATATCGCTATCTATCACTCATGATGGAAGAACTCAACATTCGCATGAATTCAAGCGAGGTTTCCTGGCTCATCCAAGAGATTGATCAAGCACAAGAAGTAGCTTTTATTGCTTCTAGTCACATCGCAGGTATTTTCCAAACCTTCCAGCAAGAACTAGTAATCTTCGGAAAACGAGTAACCCTACTTTCCAATGAAGAAGATATTTGCGCTAGCCTCGATTATTTCGGTCCAGAAACAATGATTATTGTCTTTTCTATCTCTGGTTTACTAGCAGAAACTTTAGCGCCGGCAATTAGATGCTTCACTGGCAAAAAAATTCTTTTCACTTTAAAACGTGCACCTGAATTCAATTACAACTTTAAAAAAATTTATCATTTACGCAGTCAGGAAAATACGGAGATACCAGATGTTTTCTATTATTCTTATGCCGTTCATTATTTCTTAGATGTCATTTTAAGTGAATTTTTAAAATTAAAAACGGAGAGGAACGATTTTAATGATTTATAA
- a CDS encoding PTS lactose/cellobiose transporter subunit IIA — protein MNEMETVIFGMISQVGSARSSYLEGLRAARGGDFEEAEAKLQEGSESLGNGHHEHHKLIQKEASGEKVEIQLLLIHAEDLLITTETLREVVTEFVHVYKKIS, from the coding sequence ATGAATGAAATGGAAACCGTGATTTTTGGCATGATTAGCCAAGTTGGTTCTGCAAGAAGCAGTTACTTAGAAGGGCTACGCGCGGCACGTGGTGGTGATTTTGAAGAAGCAGAGGCAAAATTACAAGAAGGAAGCGAATCACTCGGAAACGGCCACCACGAGCACCATAAACTAATTCAAAAAGAAGCTTCCGGTGAAAAAGTAGAAATTCAACTACTTTTAATCCATGCAGAAGACTTACTTATTACAACGGAAACATTGCGCGAAGTTGTCACTGAGTTCGTCCATGTTTATAAAAAAATAAGTTAA
- a CDS encoding PTS sugar transporter subunit IIB: protein MKKILLVCAAGMSTSLLVTKMKAHATSIGEEIEIEALPVSEASNVVDEMDIVMLGPQVRYQKPQVDELVQGRIPVVVIDMKDYGMLNGKAVLEKAFAEIR from the coding sequence ATGAAAAAAATATTGCTTGTTTGTGCAGCCGGAATGTCCACAAGTTTACTCGTTACGAAAATGAAAGCGCACGCAACCTCAATTGGGGAAGAAATTGAAATCGAAGCACTTCCAGTATCTGAAGCTAGTAATGTAGTAGATGAAATGGATATCGTTATGCTTGGGCCTCAAGTCCGCTATCAAAAACCACAAGTAGATGAACTTGTACAAGGTCGTATTCCCGTTGTTGTTATCGATATGAAAGATTACGGTATGCTAAACGGTAAAGCAGTTCTCGAAAAAGCTTTTGCTGAAATTAGATAA
- a CDS encoding PTS sugar transporter subunit IIC, which yields MSIMTKFEHGMERVLVPVANKLNSQRHIAAIRDAFILVFPLIMAGSIITLINFAVLSPDGFIAKILFLGKIFPNLADAQAVFSPVMQGSTNIMAILIVFLVARNLAIFFKQDDLLCGLTAIGAFFIVYTPYTVIDDVTYMTIKFLGAQGLFVAIIVAIITGEVFSRLARSPRLMIKMPEQVPPAVARSFKVLIPVIIITILFTVINYLITLVAPEGLNDLVYTVIQAPLKDMGTNVFSVIIIGLVSNLLWVLGIHGPNTVAAIRDTIFTEPNLDNLSYVAQHGSAWGAPYPATWAGLNDGFANYGGSGMTLGLLIAIFIASRRADYRDIAKLSIAPGIFNINEPVIFGLPIVLNPIMVIPFIITPAINTLIGYFFITTKLIPPVAYQVPWTTPGPLIPFLGTGGNWLALLVGLLCLAVATVIYLPFVIVSNKIAASDAAMDANATASTEK from the coding sequence ATGAGTATAATGACAAAATTTGAACACGGCATGGAACGTGTTCTGGTACCAGTTGCGAATAAATTGAACTCTCAGCGCCATATTGCAGCAATTCGTGATGCATTTATTTTAGTTTTCCCATTAATTATGGCTGGTTCAATTATTACCTTAATTAACTTCGCAGTATTATCACCTGATGGCTTTATTGCAAAAATCTTATTTCTTGGGAAAATTTTCCCTAATTTAGCTGATGCACAGGCCGTTTTCTCTCCTGTTATGCAAGGCTCGACGAATATTATGGCGATTTTAATTGTATTTTTAGTTGCCAGAAATCTCGCCATCTTCTTCAAACAGGATGATTTACTCTGTGGACTCACTGCAATTGGTGCCTTCTTCATTGTATATACTCCTTACACAGTGATTGATGATGTCACTTATATGACCATCAAATTCCTTGGTGCTCAAGGGCTTTTTGTAGCGATTATTGTAGCAATTATTACTGGTGAGGTATTTAGTCGCCTAGCTAGATCCCCGCGTTTAATGATTAAAATGCCTGAACAAGTACCACCAGCAGTTGCTCGTTCTTTTAAAGTATTAATTCCAGTTATTATCATTACGATTCTTTTCACTGTAATTAACTACCTTATTACACTTGTAGCTCCAGAAGGTTTAAACGACCTTGTTTACACAGTCATTCAAGCTCCACTTAAAGATATGGGTACGAACGTTTTCTCTGTAATTATTATTGGTCTTGTATCTAACCTGTTATGGGTTCTTGGAATTCACGGACCAAATACAGTTGCGGCTATCCGTGACACCATCTTCACTGAACCTAACTTAGATAACTTATCCTACGTAGCACAACACGGCTCCGCTTGGGGCGCACCATACCCGGCAACTTGGGCTGGTCTTAATGACGGATTTGCAAACTACGGTGGATCTGGTATGACACTTGGTCTTCTAATTGCTATCTTCATTGCATCTCGTCGTGCAGATTACCGCGATATTGCAAAACTATCTATCGCACCAGGTATTTTCAATATTAATGAACCAGTTATTTTCGGTTTACCAATCGTATTAAACCCAATTATGGTTATTCCTTTCATCATCACACCAGCAATCAACACATTAATTGGTTACTTCTTTATCACAACAAAATTAATTCCACCTGTCGCCTATCAAGTGCCTTGGACAACACCGGGACCACTGATTCCATTCCTTGGTACAGGAGGAAACTGGCTCGCGCTTCTGGTCGGACTGCTTTGTCTCGCCGTCGCGACAGTCATTTATCTACCATTCGTCATTGTATCGAACAAAATTGCCGCGAGTGATGCCGCAATGGATGCAAACGCAACAGCTTCAACTGAAAAATAG
- a CDS encoding glycoside hydrolase family 1 protein: MEHKKLKPFPKDFLWGSASAAYQVEGAWDEDGKGPSVWDEFVRIPGTTFKETNGDVAVDNYHRYKEDVALMAEQGLEAYRFSVAWSRVIPHGNGEVNEAGLKFYDNLIDELLSYGIEPVVTLYHWDIPQGLQDEYGGWESRQVIEDFTTYAALLFERFNGRVKYWVTLNEQNVFISHGYKLAYHPPGVSDDKRMFAANHHANLANASAIAKFRELGISGKIGPSFAYGPSYSIDANPQNVLASENSEEFNAHFWMDVYTWGEYPTATWNWLEEHGLAPELLPGDTELLKKGKPDFMGVNYYRSMTHAFNGADGVGSGKMNTTGEKGTSEESGVPGLYKNTNNPYLEKTNWDWDIDPTGLRIGLRRITNRYKLPIMITENGLGEYDSLTEDHKVHDEYRIEYIRAHALAIQEAITDGVEMLGYCTWSFTDLLSWLNGYQKRYGFVYVDRDENDEKELKRYKKDSFYWYKKTIEANGANLVEEQGK; the protein is encoded by the coding sequence ATGGAACATAAAAAGTTGAAACCTTTCCCAAAAGATTTTCTATGGGGCTCGGCTTCTGCAGCGTACCAAGTAGAGGGTGCCTGGGACGAAGATGGTAAAGGGCCATCTGTATGGGATGAATTTGTTCGTATCCCTGGAACAACATTCAAAGAAACAAACGGAGATGTAGCGGTGGATAATTACCATCGTTATAAGGAAGATGTTGCGCTTATGGCCGAACAGGGCTTAGAAGCGTATCGTTTCTCAGTTGCATGGAGCCGAGTTATCCCGCACGGTAACGGAGAAGTGAATGAAGCTGGATTGAAATTTTACGATAATTTGATTGATGAGCTGCTTTCTTATGGAATTGAGCCTGTTGTAACCCTATATCATTGGGATATACCTCAAGGGCTTCAAGATGAATATGGCGGTTGGGAATCTCGTCAAGTGATAGAAGATTTCACTACCTATGCTGCCCTACTTTTCGAACGCTTCAATGGTCGGGTGAAATATTGGGTAACACTTAATGAACAAAACGTCTTCATTTCACACGGGTATAAATTAGCTTATCATCCACCTGGTGTTTCCGACGATAAACGGATGTTTGCAGCAAATCATCACGCTAACCTAGCGAATGCTTCCGCGATTGCTAAATTCCGCGAACTAGGTATTTCCGGAAAAATCGGTCCAAGTTTTGCCTACGGACCAAGTTATTCAATTGATGCCAATCCGCAAAACGTTTTAGCATCCGAAAACTCCGAAGAATTTAACGCACATTTCTGGATGGACGTTTACACATGGGGCGAATATCCAACCGCTACTTGGAACTGGTTAGAAGAGCACGGGCTCGCTCCAGAACTTTTACCAGGTGATACAGAACTTTTGAAAAAAGGAAAACCCGATTTCATGGGCGTGAACTATTACCGCTCAATGACACATGCCTTTAATGGCGCTGATGGAGTTGGTTCTGGAAAAATGAATACCACTGGTGAAAAGGGCACTTCTGAGGAGTCTGGTGTACCGGGGTTATACAAAAACACCAACAATCCTTATCTAGAAAAAACCAACTGGGACTGGGATATTGACCCAACTGGCTTACGTATCGGCTTGCGTAGAATTACGAACCGCTACAAATTACCAATTATGATTACTGAAAATGGGCTTGGTGAGTATGATAGCTTAACAGAAGATCACAAGGTACACGATGAATACCGCATAGAGTATATTCGCGCACATGCTCTAGCTATTCAAGAAGCAATTACAGATGGCGTCGAAATGCTTGGTTACTGCACTTGGAGCTTCACCGATTTACTTAGCTGGCTAAATGGTTACCAAAAACGTTACGGTTTCGTTTATGTTGACCGCGATGAAAATGATGAAAAAGAACTAAAACGCTATAAAAAAGATAGTTTTTACTGGTATAAAAAGACAATTGAAGCAAATGGAGCTAATCTAGTAGAAGAACAGGGCAAATAA
- the abc-f gene encoding ribosomal protection-like ABC-F family protein has product MTIVAMNDVVKNFTGDIILDKVSLQLEEGERVGLIGRNGEGKSTILKILKGSEGVDHGIVTHKKGVKIGGLLEQLSTVDPEINVEEYLRTSFGELQLLENEIRSLEKELTTNTSEKLLNRYGDKMSLFGELGGYEMDANLNKVVNGLGISKLKTRKWSELSGGEKTKTALAHLLLQKTDLLLLDEPTNHLDFMAVEWLTAFLQYYTGTVFVVSHDRYFLDEVVQKMVELENKELIIYNTNFSGYLKEREERLLREFQEYKDQQKKIKKMEKAIKQLRIWAMASNPPSDAMFRRAKNMEKALERIVMMKRPVLTQKQMQLQFDEAGRSGQEVVVMENLTKAFVDKPIVKDVSLQIRQGERVALIGENGTGKTTLLKMIEGEVTPDSVFIKVGASVKIASLSQQMEELNQEMTVLEAFRDKVAVTEGDARKMLAGFMFYGEMVFRKVGNISGGERMRLRLAQFINMPVNTLILDEPTNHLDIASREVLEEAIKSFSGTVITVSHDRYFMDQLCSKVIWLENQQLITYEGNYSYALTKRN; this is encoded by the coding sequence ATGACAATAGTAGCAATGAATGACGTGGTAAAAAATTTTACAGGAGATATTATTTTAGATAAAGTATCACTTCAGTTAGAAGAAGGGGAACGTGTTGGCCTAATTGGTCGGAACGGGGAAGGTAAAAGTACCATTTTAAAAATTTTGAAAGGCTCGGAAGGTGTAGATCACGGAATCGTGACGCATAAAAAAGGAGTGAAAATTGGGGGGCTTTTAGAGCAGTTATCTACTGTTGATCCAGAAATCAATGTAGAGGAGTATTTGCGGACAAGCTTTGGAGAACTTCAACTATTAGAAAATGAAATTCGTAGCTTAGAGAAAGAGCTCACAACAAATACAAGTGAAAAACTACTGAATCGCTATGGTGATAAGATGTCATTATTTGGGGAACTTGGCGGCTATGAAATGGATGCTAATCTGAACAAAGTAGTGAATGGTTTAGGTATCAGTAAGCTGAAGACTAGAAAATGGAGCGAGTTAAGCGGTGGCGAAAAAACAAAAACTGCATTAGCCCATTTATTGTTACAGAAAACAGATTTACTACTACTAGATGAACCAACAAACCACCTAGATTTTATGGCGGTAGAATGGTTAACGGCATTTTTGCAATATTATACTGGAACTGTCTTCGTTGTATCGCATGATAGATACTTTTTAGACGAAGTAGTTCAGAAAATGGTTGAGTTGGAAAATAAAGAGCTAATCATTTATAACACGAATTTTTCTGGTTATTTAAAGGAACGAGAAGAGCGGTTATTGCGCGAATTTCAAGAATATAAAGACCAACAAAAGAAAATCAAAAAAATGGAAAAGGCGATTAAACAGCTACGTATTTGGGCAATGGCATCAAATCCTCCTAGTGATGCAATGTTTCGCCGAGCAAAGAACATGGAAAAAGCCTTAGAGCGAATCGTGATGATGAAGCGACCTGTCTTGACGCAAAAACAAATGCAACTTCAATTTGATGAAGCAGGTCGTAGTGGGCAAGAAGTAGTAGTTATGGAGAATTTGACTAAAGCTTTTGTAGACAAGCCGATTGTAAAGGATGTATCTCTACAAATTAGACAAGGGGAACGAGTAGCACTTATTGGTGAAAATGGTACAGGGAAAACAACGCTTCTAAAAATGATAGAGGGTGAAGTCACGCCAGATAGCGTTTTTATTAAAGTTGGTGCGAGTGTTAAAATTGCATCACTTTCCCAGCAAATGGAAGAACTTAACCAAGAGATGACTGTGCTTGAAGCGTTCCGAGATAAGGTGGCAGTGACAGAGGGAGATGCAAGAAAAATGTTGGCAGGGTTTATGTTTTACGGAGAAATGGTCTTTCGTAAAGTCGGGAATATTAGTGGTGGCGAACGAATGAGGCTGAGGCTGGCGCAGTTTATTAATATGCCTGTCAATACGTTAATTTTAGATGAACCGACGAACCATTTAGATATTGCATCTCGTGAGGTTTTAGAAGAAGCCATCAAATCATTTTCGGGAACAGTTATAACAGTCTCGCATGACCGCTACTTTATGGATCAACTTTGCTCAAAAGTAATTTGGCTTGAAAACCAGCAGTTAATCACCTATGAAGGGAATTATAGTTATGCATTGACGAAACGAAATTAG